The sequence CCGTAGCCTCGCCACTCGCCTCTCGCCACTCCCCCCTCTCCCCCTCGCACCCCAAGAAGACGACGAGGGcaagccgcggccgccgccgtagccgccACCGGGGGGGTTCCGTCTCTCCGAGGTGACCATGTCCACGGCCACGAGGAAGCGTCCCCGGAACAGCGGCTCCGCGTCCCGGAcccggagcagcggcggcggcggctccgcgtcgtcgccgtcgccgtccgcgATGCGGCGGACCACGAGCCTGTCGaacctcgcgccgccgcaggagaCGGTGGCCGGGCTCCTCGCGCCCGCGCGGACGGCGATGGGCGAGGCGTCCGCGGCGgggccgggggcgggggcgtCCGTGTGGGGCGCCAGGATGAGGCGGCACTCGGCGTCGGCGGACTGCGTCACCGTGCCGGAGGCGGCGTTCCTCAAGACCTGCTGGCTCTGCAAGAGCGGCCTCGGGCCCGGACGCGACACCTTCATCTACATGTGCGTAAGCCTCtgcgtttttctttttcttttcccctgtTCTTCATCTCCCTCTCTGGGATTGAGATTCAGATTCCCGTAGGCCTCTGTTTGAAAAATATTCGAGTCTCTCAGCTGCTCTGCGCCCTGAAGATTCAGCTAGTCTGCTTCTCGTTGTTGTTTGTTTCCTCTCCAAGATTGTTGCAGCACAACTAGTTTCTCACGGTCTTGGCATATGGGAACTGATTGATCTTCGTGTGTCTTGATCACCAGATATTTTTGGATGATCTGGCTTCGTTTTTGTTTTGGAGACAGACAGCGTGTGTTTCTCCTATTCTCTGAAACAGAGTAAGAATATTATTGAGACAAAAATTTCATCTGGTTGTGCTCTGACGCTGGAGAATATTCTGCGTGTTTATCGCGTTAGATTCTCTCTGTCTGCGCTGTTGCAGATGCTTGGGTGATGCATGATGATTCACTCACGCTCAGTTTGAACGGGGGCGAAGTGGAGAGAAACAGAATGAAAAATGAAATGAACAAGTTGAGGAGAAAATAAGAGCCAGCTGCCCTTTCGGTTGCTGGAAAATCACAGATGCACTTTTGTATTAATATCTCTTGTGCATGGCTTTCCACTTTGTGGGTGAAAGAGAATTCGTTTTCCATGACAAGGAACAAAACAagtctttttcccttttctgagTGGTTGAGTTCCTGAGCAAGTGGCATTGTTTAGTAATCAACCTCCACATCATGGATTCATGGGATGTGAATGGGTCTCCAAACATAACACCAGTCCAACACTCAAGATCTGCACACACCCACTCTGTTTTGTTAGCAAAAAAAGAGTGATCTACTTAGTTAGCAAAATATCTCTCATCCAGTAGAAACTGATTAGATTCTAATGTTTTGCATAATCAACCATCATTTGGCCTTAAACTCTGTTTTTTTCTCAGGGGTGAGGTGGCCTTCTGCAGCCAGGAGTGTAGGCAGCACAAGATGAACCTCGATGAGCTCAGGGAGAAGAAGTGCTCCACTCCGGGCGGGGGCGGAAGCGGTGGTGGTTCAGACCAGTCCGGCAAAAGCAGCACCATAGCGGCTGCATAGCATggtcagaggggggggggggggggggggggatcaagaattttttttggaagccTTGTACAGGGCCCAAATGCATTAGTCTGCATCAGCATATGTATATCCTATATTTGTGGATTTACTGTATGTATATTGGTGGGAAGGGAAAGGGTGTAGAGATCGGAACTGGGCATGCATGTCTGCAATAGGTTTGCAAGGCATCTGCGGCTGTGGGGATGTATCTGTTGAATCCTGGTGCAGATTAGGACTTGGGATCTGCTCCTGTTTTGTCAAATTTTCCTGAAGGAAGAACATaagtgtcgtggtgctgcaaaccacagtcgggtggcggatggcacccgccctagccctgagggtgtgtactcgggggttagctggtcttagatcgatcccactcaagaacacgatgaacacagcaggatttagagtggttcgggccgccggagcgtaataccctacgtccactgtgtgttgtattgcctttccacgagagtgagaaggttgcaagagcttgagtctgtTTGGATTTttcctgtgcacagcgagcacctcccttttatatctcaagggggtgcgtacacagctgttgggtccccgacaagtgggcccaacgtcgtagtataaaataacgtactattcatacattatggcgtcgcaggcagaggagatctctctctggattcccttgcctgctcccggagcccttcgtccatcatgccCTGGCGCTGCCTTGTCGGGACGGAACCTGGtgtagctagtggcgtcgcctgccacatAGCTTAAGCgggccgcgtagcttgcggcgtaggcggcatgatggaaaagtgccgtgctgtcgtatccatttaatgcggcagacgggctctgcgcgggcgtggcacaggcggctgcactgtgctccttggtaatacgcggtgcacagcgaggcctgacaaaggctgtctcgcgtaccgcggcggcagagcacgccttgtccatccgcattaaatgcggtgggtgggcgagtcttcctgcggaagactcgcgcacgatcccgcatccccgggacacgtggcggctccggacccctacatggtgaggggagtccggatggGCGCaggaggccccggacccccctggGGGTCCGGGCCTCagcggtcagctcggagcttcccttccttagagacgcgtggcgtcaccggacctatcctcaggcggggaacggtccggggtcgttggcctggtgaggggaAAGTCTGGCCTGTGggacctggctactccgtccctcccgtgtagttacggataactacgtgggtcctgccttgccgcagtaagagtgggtatccctgctacagggtaccgacagtggcccccgggcccaccttgggggaggtatgaacccacaggtggggccacttctgcgatttggctctgtatagcttgaagctcctttctgcaggggtcttgaccggctttgaccacccattgggttggttgctgcctcatcacattgCAACGACTTACTGACTCACGATTCCCACGCATaatagtggttcacctagtcatgcgcgcgacgctcggcattgttgcggccggagtaaacgaaatatttaccaccggcgcagttcccgaaaagctcggccagcctgcgattaatgcgcgcacgtcagctcagcttccgcctcgcttcacgcacgcgggcgacggttcggatcccgccttttcacacctctgttggttacccgctctccctgacaggtgggcctgggcccccttgccATGGAATGGGCGGTTAACACtaggtgcgggcgtcgcttgggttccagcgacggttccggggcgcgccggttgagtcaggctttataatggggTGTACCGCATTCCgtggttactttcccgcatttgtcttcttcctccagcctttgcgcccctttgccttcgagctttccttGCCCTTCTCTCCCCTACACAGGCTCCTTTCTCAGcccaccaagagatggcattccttgttcatccccgccgcttccagaccgagggggagctgaacacagtgcaccgcctgcttgggtggagtgctcaggagactggctggggggtgcgagcaggctcggttccccttggcaacctccgcgccggggagttcgtgctattcacctcgcacgtctccgccggcgtgggactgccgatcTCTCCATTCCTGCTACTGCTgttggaagacttcggccttcaGCTTCAGCATCtaacgccccactccctcctcctggcgtccatcttcgtgcacttatgcgagatgttcgtgggagtgcgcccctgcgtcatcctcttccggtacttcttcattctggtgaggtccggaaggagcaaggacgaagtggggggatactacttccagataaggtgcgacctgccgactccttacattcccggtcTTGCTGGCgggaggtgggaggagtggcgcagggattgggtgatcgccaccaccgaagccaacgagcgcctcgccctgccgacTGGGGGGCCCGCCTCCAacaaagcatcctggagggccaagccgtcgttgcagccggagttcgactccgtgctggacaagatcaggtcgctggcggagagcggcctcacctcgtggcacgtgctcggagacTTCGTGAAGCACcagatcgcccccctgaagcagcggccgcgaccggcgtggagcttcaccggcctcaacgattgcagcaggacccaccgcggggaggggagcgacctgactcaggaggccttggaggtcctggtgcggaacgtgacgggggacgccttcgtcccggagaacctgatcctcccgcagagcatagtccccctctgcgaggacccggCGAGGATGGCAGTGTTGGCTACCTTGTCGaccctggacgacgggggactggccccacgccagactggaggtgacccgaaccgtgggctccggatccctggcacgTCCGGGGACCAGGCTACACTgctgcggggtccggcgccaccaagaaggggaagcaggccgcgg comes from Panicum virgatum strain AP13 chromosome 4K, P.virgatum_v5, whole genome shotgun sequence and encodes:
- the LOC120703132 gene encoding uncharacterized protein LOC120703132 translates to MSTATRKRPRNSGSASRTRSSGGGGSASSPSPSAMRRTTSLSNLAPPQETVAGLLAPARTAMGEASAAGPGAGASVWGARMRRHSASADCVTVPEAAFLKTCWLCKSGLGPGRDTFIYMGEVAFCSQECRQHKMNLDELREKKCSTPGGGGSGGGSDQSGKSSTIAAA